In one Nitrososphaera sp. genomic region, the following are encoded:
- a CDS encoding DUF1801 domain-containing protein, whose product MKGAAKDVDSYIATAPKELQAKLEELRAAIRQVAPEATESISYRMPFYSYCGRLAWFSLMKNHIGLYLRPPIVELHKKELANYTTTKSAIHFPLDQKLPIPLIKKVVKARMKMNAEE is encoded by the coding sequence ATGAAAGGTGCAGCAAAAGACGTTGATTCGTACATAGCAACTGCTCCAAAAGAACTTCAAGCAAAACTTGAAGAACTTAGGGCGGCGATTAGGCAAGTCGCACCGGAAGCGACAGAAAGTATTAGCTATAGAATGCCTTTCTACAGTTACTGTGGTCGGCTTGCATGGTTTTCGCTCATGAAGAATCACATTGGACTTTACCTGAGGCCGCCAATAGTGGAATTGCACAAAAAAGAGCTGGCAAATTATACAACTACCAAATCAGCGATCCACTTTCCGCTTGACCAGAAACTTCCAATTCCCCTAATCAAGAAGGTGGTAAAGGCTCGCATGAAAATGAATGCAGAAGAGTAG
- a CDS encoding matrixin family metalloprotease encodes MLSLVLLVTLGTAAVLQTSVRTLNAYAQQTRDYYIYTDPVPDYAPSYANGTIYAATQAWEKANPDIRFYQTNSPEQADILVSWIRDSGHTHLGETFYKQDIQMVLGDSYCYGQWQPYSADTLLNVAEHEIGHALGLEHSTDPNDVMYPTFNATYGVVTWQQDMAPNYYWFVPTCDYYNKVNTFSYSVNTTDSTYGIDEYFIPSQTEYQQALAGGTFQYYTDSKCSEKNILRHSGTCNGVANTAGIMIITHDQSHPLERITVLLVDETPTVEPQIPTLQRSSADDPQAGSQPPQVGSISISLSNYTVLVGQDVTVSGTVYDTTSEPMPNVSLRIVLNSATTAVTSDSNGQFSTSMQATTPGITIVSAETIDKNVTSLPLILTATAASTKPLYYEPAPIVTPLETSSGTITVDGTTDSVFTEITGGKITSISANPDSNSLVVNLNSSNDGKLVIIQPRELIDARQNDNTDSNFIVLAHNQGSDTKQQVSFSESKSDSNRTLTIPFSQGTDTIQIVGTHVMPEFHISQLVLVLPLTVVVGLTVVITKSRKRPVT; translated from the coding sequence GTGTTAAGCTTGGTTTTACTCGTTACGTTAGGGACTGCAGCAGTTTTACAGACTTCAGTTCGTACTTTGAATGCTTATGCCCAGCAGACTAGAGATTACTACATTTACACCGATCCTGTTCCAGATTATGCACCAAGCTACGCAAATGGAACAATTTACGCCGCTACTCAGGCATGGGAGAAGGCAAATCCGGATATCAGATTCTACCAAACCAACTCACCCGAGCAAGCAGATATTTTGGTTTCCTGGATACGTGACTCTGGACATACGCATCTCGGCGAGACATTCTATAAACAAGATATCCAAATGGTGCTTGGCGATAGCTATTGTTATGGCCAGTGGCAGCCATACTCTGCCGATACCTTGCTAAATGTAGCGGAACATGAAATTGGACATGCTCTGGGTCTTGAACACAGTACAGATCCTAATGATGTCATGTACCCTACATTCAATGCGACCTATGGCGTCGTAACATGGCAGCAGGATATGGCTCCAAACTACTACTGGTTTGTGCCAACGTGTGATTATTACAACAAAGTAAATACGTTTAGCTATTCCGTCAACACAACTGATTCCACCTACGGCATAGACGAGTACTTTATTCCCTCTCAAACTGAATACCAGCAGGCACTGGCTGGCGGTACATTCCAATACTATACTGATTCAAAGTGTTCTGAAAAGAACATCCTAAGGCATAGCGGTACCTGCAATGGCGTAGCAAACACAGCAGGCATAATGATAATCACTCATGATCAGAGCCACCCTCTTGAGAGAATTACAGTACTGTTAGTAGATGAGACTCCTACAGTCGAGCCTCAAATTCCAACTTTGCAGCGGTCTTCAGCCGATGACCCACAGGCTGGATCGCAGCCTCCTCAGGTCGGCTCTATCTCGATATCGCTATCGAATTATACTGTACTAGTCGGTCAAGATGTGACAGTCAGCGGCACAGTTTATGACACAACCTCTGAACCAATGCCAAATGTAAGCCTGCGAATAGTGCTCAATTCCGCTACTACAGCGGTAACTTCTGACTCTAATGGCCAGTTCTCCACTTCTATGCAGGCGACTACGCCAGGCATAACTATCGTATCTGCCGAAACAATCGACAAGAATGTCACCTCATTACCCCTAATTTTGACTGCGACTGCCGCATCGACCAAGCCGCTATATTATGAGCCTGCTCCGATCGTGACTCCTCTTGAGACAAGCTCAGGCACTATTACAGTTGACGGCACCACAGATTCAGTATTCACAGAAATTACAGGAGGCAAAATAACAAGCATTTCTGCTAATCCTGATTCAAACTCTCTTGTAGTAAATCTCAATTCTAGTAATGACGGCAAGCTTGTAATTATACAACCCCGGGAACTGATAGATGCGCGGCAAAATGACAATACTGACAGCAACTTTATTGTCTTGGCGCACAATCAAGGGTCAGATACAAAGCAGCAAGTGAGCTTTTCAGAGTCGAAAAGCGACTCAAATAGAACTCTGACAATTCCATTTAGCCAAGGTACTGACACAATTCAGATCGTCGGAACTCATGTAATGCCGGAATTTCACATATCGCAATTGGTTCTAGTCTTACCTTTGACTGTCGTCGTCGGCTTAACTGTAGTTATAACAAAGAGTCGAAAGAGGCCTGTTACCTAA